Within the Acidobacteriota bacterium genome, the region GGCAGCCGGATGTCGGGGCGCCAGTTTGCCCAGCGATTCGAATCGGTCGCGGGCGGCTGTGTAATCCATGTTGTAGAGAGCGTCGAACCCTTCCCGCCTCAGGCGGTCGAATTCATCTGTTTCCTGAGCGGCCAGCCGTGGTTGGGTAGGCTGGAGAACCACCGACGGACGAACAGCCCCGGTGCCGAGCAGCACGACGACCGCATATCGGATGAATGCCTGGTCAAGCAAACGGTGTCTCACGGTGCCCTCTTTGGACATTCGACGCATCCGGTTGGAAGAGGTTCAGGCGAAGCGGTAAGCCGGCAAGGTCCGCCCGGATTTGGAGCGGCCATAGACGAAAGCGCGCCATGAGCCGGAAACCGATTTTCGGGTAACAGCAGGGTATGATTTCGTGCTTGCACCAGGCTCGGAGTGCCGGTTATTTCCCGCCTGGAACTTCGAGAGCCTTGCCCTTTTCAAACATTTCCATGGCCTTGTCGGGTAGTCCCATCTGCTTGTAGATGAATCCTTTTTCCTTATACAGACGGGCCTGGCTTTCCTTCTCCCGAAGTGAGCCCAAACCCATGTCGGCCAACTGGAGCGCTACCTTGTGTTGATTCTTCTTTGAGAGGAGCTCAGAGAGGATGAGGATTTCGTCGACGACGTACTTTTCGTGCTTGTCGGTGAATTTGAGGTCTAGGATTTTCTGAAGTTCCGGTTGTACCTTGTCATACTGGCCTTTGTCGATCAGCAGCACCAGCAGCTCATGCTGGGTCACCGCAATGGATTTTTTGTCTTCCAGCGTCTGATCGGGAGATTCGACAGCCAGGAGCGAGGCGAAAAGCGCCAAGCCGGTGATTGCAATTAGCAGACAGGATTTACTCACCATTGTCCATCTCCATGAAAGGGTTGGCGAAGTGACCGCGCAAGTATGGCGAGAACGGGTTTTCAGGATCCCTCGCCCGAGTATCAGCCGGGGCACCGTGTGTCTGGAAAGGATTGCCCTGGGCGACCACCGCTGCGCGGTAGCGCACATGCGCCTCCATTTCGTGTTGCAGATTCATCGTACTGAAGACGCTGCGTTGAGCTTGCCAAATGAAAATTCCCACCCCGATGATGGCCAGGAGGGTTGCCGCGCTTCCCGCCAGCACCCAAGGGCGGCTGCGCAGATAATCCCACCACCGGTGCGGCTCCGGTGCGGACAGCGCGTCGGCGACCGCCGACCAGATACGCGGAGCGGGTTCCAATTGCGGCAGGTTGGCGACGAGGAGCCGCTGAGCCTCGAGCAGGGTGGCCACTTCGCGGCGGCATGCGGGACAGCTCCGAACGTGTGTGTCAAAACAGTCCCGTTCCCCGACGGGAAGTTCCCCGTCCAGGTATTCAGAAATCTTGCTGTTAAAGTCGCCGCAATTCATGCTTCTACAGATCCTTCGCGAATGTAGCGGGCCAGCCGTTCTCGAATCATCAACCGCGCCCGGTGAATGTCGGTTTTGACCGATTGGGGTTTGCGGCCCACCAGTTTGGCCACCTCCTGGTAGCTGAAGCCTTCCAGGACGGCTAGGACAAACACCTCCCTGTACTTGAGCGCCAGAGACTGGATAACCTGACGGGCCACCTGCTGCAATTCTCCCCGGAGCAACTGTTCCTCGGGGGTGCTGTCCGTGTCTTCCAGGTGGACGATTTCGCGGTTGTCTTCGTCGGTTTCATCGGTGGACACCGTGGGTAGCCGTTTCCGCCGGTACACCTGGTAAACGAAATTCCGGGCGATCATGAACAGCCAGGGTTCAAAACGGGAAGTGTCCTTGAGCGCCTTCATGTTTTTAAAGACCGAGATGAACGTTTCCTGGGTAACCTCCTCGGCGGTTTCTCGAGATCCGGTCAGGCGATAGCTGAAGTTGAGCACCCGTTTGG harbors:
- a CDS encoding sigma-70 family RNA polymerase sigma factor, which produces MSPDVDNLIRRTRDGDLHAFHQLYDQYSKRVLNFSYRLTGSRETAEEVTQETFISVFKNMKALKDTSRFEPWLFMIARNFVYQVYRRKRLPTVSTDETDEDNREIVHLEDTDSTPEEQLLRGELQQVARQVIQSLALKYREVFVLAVLEGFSYQEVAKLVGRKPQSVKTDIHRARLMIRERLARYIREGSVEA